One genomic region from Bombyx mori chromosome 6, ASM3026992v2 encodes:
- the LOC101741712 gene encoding zinc finger BED domain-containing protein 4: MARTNSSVLWEFFDKSNVVDKKAKCRVCGCLYSYKGTTGNLKAHLKKRHLDAYLSLTSGQQEIRTQNIADTTPSVPHVTITSTIISTTATSTGAAVCPSGSHVSAVATSQQIRQQQQIESCNTAKQISGELKRKIDSDLLDLFVDSYQPFTLVEERSFKKFVRWIPGYQLPTRKTISNVMIPTLFNKTKETLKTELLQIENICLTADLWTSRANESYLAVTGHFITDDYELKTCLLDCSNFQESHTNDNIQTVLIVMVKEWNLTNKINFVITDNAANIQRAISNIGWKHYGCYGHTLNLIVQNAISNDETLQNLLEKVKKIVRFFKSSSTALEQLLKAQTNDQPNCIPKRLIQEVPTCWNSTFQMVRRFVDLEQCLRSTVAILKKDLPIITNDEWLLLAEIAKILKPFHEATESMSGEKYMTASSVIVMTRCLTTACDKLLIEDYCELSKEIIYKLRSGLVMRFTNVERSETFSVCTFLDPRYKLAVFSDENEAKNTKKRVQDLLMGIILQENQESAQDQVHASISEHHEADKFSPWAILSEIVGQKQTVGTPLSKAIKEIDTYLKDDVLPVFKGTTWSCPLEWWRKHKFTYPNLAKLFKRYGNIMATSVQCERIFSKTGWIINDRRTRLSSSKVKQLTFLNVNLCTKRFEL, encoded by the coding sequence atGGCGCGTACAAATTCCAGTGTTTTATGGGAATTTTTTGATAAGTCAAATGTGGTTGATAAAAAGGCCAAATGTCGTGTTTGTGGTTGCTTATATAGCTATAAAGGTACTACGGGGAATTTAAAGGCACATTTAAAAAAGAGACATTTGGATGCATATTTAAGTCTAACGAGTGGACAGCAAGAAATAAGAACACAAAATATTGCCGATACTACACCATCAGTGCCACATGTTACAATAACAAGTACTATAATATCAACTACAGCCACCTCAACAGGAGCAGCAGTGTGCCCATCAGGGTCCCATGTGTCTGCTGTAGCCACAAGCCAACAAATACGACAGCAACAACAAATTGAAAGTTGTAACACCGCAAAACAAATTTCAGGAGAATTAAAAAGGAAAATAGACAGTGATCTTCTCGATTTGTTTGTCGATAGTTATCAACCTTTTACCTTGGTAGAAGAAAGATCTTTTAAAAAGTTTGTTCGTTGGATTCCTGGCTACCAGCTGCCTACTAGAAAAACAATTTCGAACGTCATGATTCCAACTTTATTTAATAAGACAAAAGAAACTCTTAAAACTGAATTAttacaaatagaaaatatttgccTTACCGCAGACTTATGGACGTCGAGGGCTAATGAATCCTATTTGGCTGTTACGGGACATTTTATCACAGACGATTATGAGCTGAAAACATGCTTACTCGATTGCAGTAACTTTCAGGAGTCCCATACGAATGATAATATTCAAACAGTTTTGATTGTGATGGTAAAGGAATGGAACctgactaataaaataaatttcgttATAACAGATAATGCTGCCAATATACAGAGAGCCATTTCTAACATCGGTTGGAAGCATTATGGATGTTATGGTCATACTTTGAATTTGATTGTGCAAAATGCTATTTCTAATGATGAGACACTACAGAATTTAttagagaaagttaaaaaaattgtacgcTTTTTTAAAAGTAGCAGCACTGCCTTGGAACAACTTTTAAAAGCCCAAACGAATGACCAGCCAAATTGCATCCCAAAGCGCTTAATTCAGGAAGTTCCGACATGCTGGAACTCCACCTTTCAGATGGTTAGGCGATTCGTTGATCTCGAACAGTGCCTCAGATCGACAGtggcaatattaaaaaaagatttaccGATAATTACAAATGATGAGTGGTTGTTGCTTGCCGAAATAGCAAAGATATTAAAGCCCTTTCATGAAGCAACTGAATCAATGAGCGGTGAAAAATATATGACCGCTAGCTCAGTCATAGTCATGACACGATGCCTGACAACAGCATGCGACAAATTATTAATAGAAGATTATTGTGAGCTTTCGaaggaaataatttataaactaaGATCAGGACTAGTAATGAGGTTCACAAATGttgaaagaagtgaaacattttctgtgtgtacattcCTAGATCCAAGGTACAAACTGGCCGTATTTTCTGACGAAAATGAAGCAAAAAACACCAAAAAACGTGTGCAAGATCTTTTGATGGGAATCATACTACAGGAGAATCAGGAGTCTGCACAAGATCAGGTTCATGCCTCGATTTCCGAACACCACGAAGCCGATAAATTCTCTCCGTGGGCCATCCTTAGTGAAATAGTTGGTCAAAAACAGACCGTTGGAACTCCACTATCAAAAGCCATAAAGGAAATTGACACATACCTAAAAGATGATGTCTTACCCGTTTTCAAGGGGACGACTTGGAGTTGTCCACTGGAATGGTGGCGTAAACATAAATTCACATATCCTAATCTAGCGAAACTTTTTAAAAGATATGGCAATATCATGGCAACGTCGGTTCAATGCGAGAGAATTTTTAGTAAAACTGGATGGATTATAAATGATCGACGAACTCGGCTCTCATCATCAAAAGTGAAGCAGcttacatttttaaatgtaaacctTTGTACAAAAAgatttgaattataa